From Lujinxingia litoralis, the proteins below share one genomic window:
- a CDS encoding peroxiredoxin encodes MSLRINDIAPNFEADSTAGKLSLHEWIGDGYAIIFSHPKDFTPVCTTEFGAVARLVPEFKKRNTRVMGVSVDSVEEHHKWVKDIETFAGSPADFPIIDDTSLKVAKLYDMLPAEAYLPDGRTAADSATVRTLFIIGPDKKVRLTMTYPMSVGRNFAEVLRALDAVQATDGQPLATPANWQPGEDVIVGLSLDDDAARERFGKIDIKLPYLRLTSVK; translated from the coding sequence ATGAGCCTGCGCATCAATGACATCGCCCCGAACTTTGAAGCTGACTCCACCGCCGGGAAGCTCTCCCTGCATGAATGGATCGGCGATGGCTACGCGATCATCTTCTCGCACCCCAAAGACTTTACCCCGGTCTGCACCACCGAGTTTGGCGCCGTGGCGCGCCTGGTCCCGGAGTTCAAGAAGCGCAACACCAGGGTGATGGGCGTCTCCGTCGACAGCGTCGAAGAGCACCACAAATGGGTCAAAGACATCGAGACCTTTGCCGGCTCGCCGGCCGACTTCCCCATCATCGACGACACCTCGCTTAAGGTCGCCAAGCTCTACGACATGCTTCCGGCCGAGGCCTACCTCCCCGACGGCCGCACCGCCGCCGACAGCGCGACCGTGCGCACCCTCTTCATCATCGGCCCCGACAAGAAGGTGCGCCTGACGATGACCTACCCGATGTCGGTCGGCCGCAACTTCGCCGAGGTGCTCCGTGCCCTGGACGCCGTCCAGGCCACCGACGGCCAGCCCCTGGCCACCCCGGCCAACTGGCAGCCCGGCGAAGACGTGATCGTGGGGCTGAGCCTCGACGATGACGCCGCCCGCGAGCGCTTCGGCAAGATCGACATCAAGCTCCCCTACCTGCGCCTGACCAGCGTGAAGTAA
- a CDS encoding TenA family protein gives MSLASRLRRENDALFEAARAHPFVRGIGDGSLPREVFGRWITQDWLYLQGYVVALDAASQLALTESSRHFWGELARLTREVELELHRGLARRFGLPINALDEAAPFGATTSYLATLKAARSSYPTLVATLTPCAVGYAEIARDLDSQNAHRPADYDAWIATYTDAAFQQSVPIFEAELNRCTAIEGAMMTIEGAYKDAARCELEFWEGLWQGR, from the coding sequence ATGAGCCTGGCGAGTCGACTGCGCCGGGAGAACGACGCGCTCTTTGAGGCGGCCCGGGCCCACCCCTTCGTCCGCGGTATCGGCGACGGCAGCCTCCCCCGCGAGGTGTTCGGGCGCTGGATCACCCAGGACTGGCTCTATCTACAGGGCTACGTCGTGGCGCTGGACGCCGCGAGCCAGCTGGCGCTCACCGAGTCGTCCCGCCACTTCTGGGGGGAGCTCGCCAGACTCACCCGCGAGGTCGAGCTTGAGCTGCATCGCGGCCTGGCCAGACGTTTTGGGTTGCCCATCAACGCCCTCGATGAGGCCGCACCTTTTGGGGCGACCACGTCGTATCTGGCGACCTTAAAGGCAGCGCGTTCGAGCTATCCGACCCTGGTCGCCACGTTGACCCCCTGCGCGGTGGGCTATGCCGAGATCGCCCGTGATCTCGACTCACAAAACGCCCACCGGCCGGCGGATTACGACGCCTGGATCGCGACCTACACCGACGCGGCGTTTCAGCAGTCGGTCCCCATCTTCGAGGCGGAACTCAACCGCTGCACAGCGATCGAGGGCGCGATGATGACGATCGAGGGCGCCTACAAAGATGCCGCGCGCTGCGAACTCGAGTTCTGGGAAGGACTGTGGCAAGGGCGGTGA
- a CDS encoding class I SAM-dependent DNA methyltransferase: MMSDANGFDLFANDYDAWFSENQPLLESEVRLLAHLWPEPKPARVLSVGCGTGLFEAVLKRDFDIVVTDGIEPAEGMAAIARTRGMEVTIGTAEEGDFGQELFDMLVFNGSSSYVNDLQGVFERAFNALRPGGYVMVIDVPRESSFGILYCLAAELGTWDHPLMAGVAPKSPYPMPFVRAASWHTTAERIEALTAAGFTVEKTAQTLTTHPVRAGEEVEMPRDGHESGDYVGVLASKTTAGHS; this comes from the coding sequence ATGATGAGCGACGCCAACGGCTTCGACCTCTTTGCCAACGACTACGACGCCTGGTTTTCCGAGAACCAGCCCCTCTTAGAGAGCGAGGTCCGCCTTCTTGCGCACCTCTGGCCCGAGCCGAAACCGGCGCGGGTACTCTCTGTGGGATGCGGCACCGGGCTCTTTGAGGCCGTCCTCAAGCGCGACTTCGATATCGTGGTGACCGACGGCATTGAGCCCGCCGAGGGCATGGCCGCCATCGCCCGGACCCGGGGCATGGAGGTCACGATCGGCACCGCCGAAGAAGGGGATTTTGGCCAGGAGCTCTTTGATATGCTGGTGTTCAACGGGTCGAGCTCCTACGTCAACGATCTGCAGGGGGTCTTTGAGCGCGCCTTCAACGCGCTGCGCCCCGGGGGCTATGTGATGGTCATCGATGTGCCGCGGGAGAGCAGCTTTGGCATTCTCTACTGCCTCGCTGCCGAGCTCGGCACCTGGGATCATCCGCTGATGGCCGGGGTGGCACCGAAGAGCCCCTATCCGATGCCCTTTGTGCGCGCGGCCTCCTGGCACACCACCGCCGAGCGCATCGAGGCACTCACGGCCGCGGGATTCACCGTGGAGAAGACCGCGCAAACCCTGACGACCCACCCGGTACGCGCCGGCGAAGAGGTCGAGATGCCCCGCGACGGCCACGAATCCGGTGACTACGTCGGGGTGCTCGCCAGCAAAACGACCGCGGGGCACTCATGA
- a CDS encoding fibrinogen-like YCDxxxxGGGW domain-containing protein, giving the protein MVLRPALSARSHFATLLLAVLAALSACGDADTTPTETLRDDGAACELDAQCNSAFCHPTEGLCAQPTCGDGIVHDGEACDDAGESETCNDDCTAATCGDGEVNASAGEACDDAGESETCNDDCTAAQCGDGVVNASAGEACDDGNAIDDDACTNTCELPTCGDGIVQPGEGCDDGNAIDDDACTNACALPTCGDGILQNGEACDDGNDIDTDACLSTCVAASCGDGIIEEGVEACDDANDIDDDACTNACQLATCDDGILNQDESDVDCGGTNCTACEDGATCTTHSDCVSGHCAYGLSCAPNPVSCLDLLLGGTTTSGVYSIDPDEDGTLEDVYCDMTTDGGGWTLVASTFQTALNDEASAYYADLSTLDPTSAQTGIWNGLRSVVDTTGDMRFTCKVDAAASQGATFDVDLSFYDVSWYQTVTTGTDADSCFEENQGAGYTGPWNRRNNLTGEFKSDTDAYAQGFMEGEDRCESTDDFTVDFDDRGMDSDQTDGTDWGKDDNRPKCGSVQEMTTGAWHIWSRETTCFDGRQSGDESDTDCGGSCATSCQSGASCRVDDDCASSDCYLGVCRPDHCGNGIQDSDESDLDCGGSCAPCSTGEQCASDADCGGFTCSADSTCDIPASCLDLLTDTPGLPDGEYLIDRDGNGPLKNLQVFCDMTSDGGGYTFLKIAPDTNVYAPEAEALCAQHNMQLHIPRSPAHLATTLTLARNPDVGPDANIHYARIFGIYPDFDGATCIRTPFNSSSADCDWSASDDGPFFIGTRTNIAEPNGDNTTAGSMGYSWYADNTVEGYNDLPGQGFTSSRFICQVGDKQP; this is encoded by the coding sequence ATGGTCTTGCGCCCCGCTCTTTCTGCCCGCTCGCATTTCGCTACCCTCCTCCTGGCCGTACTCGCCGCCTTGAGCGCCTGCGGCGACGCCGACACCACCCCCACCGAAACCCTCCGTGACGATGGCGCGGCCTGCGAGCTTGACGCCCAGTGCAACAGCGCCTTCTGCCATCCCACCGAAGGCCTCTGCGCCCAGCCGACCTGCGGCGACGGCATCGTCCACGATGGCGAAGCCTGCGACGACGCTGGCGAGTCCGAGACCTGCAACGACGACTGCACCGCCGCCACCTGCGGCGATGGCGAGGTCAACGCAAGCGCTGGAGAAGCCTGCGACGACGCCGGCGAATCCGAAACTTGCAACGACGACTGCACCGCCGCCCAATGTGGTGATGGCGTAGTCAACGCAAGCGCTGGCGAAGCCTGCGACGACGGCAACGCCATCGACGACGACGCCTGCACCAACACCTGCGAGCTCCCCACCTGCGGCGACGGCATCGTGCAGCCCGGCGAAGGCTGCGACGACGGCAACGCCATCGACGACGACGCCTGCACCAACGCCTGCGCCCTCCCCACCTGTGGCGATGGCATCCTGCAGAATGGCGAAGCCTGCGACGACGGCAACGACATCGACACCGACGCCTGCCTCTCCACCTGCGTGGCCGCCTCCTGCGGCGACGGCATCATTGAGGAGGGCGTCGAAGCCTGCGACGACGCCAACGACATCGACGACGACGCCTGCACCAACGCCTGCCAGCTCGCCACCTGCGACGACGGCATCCTCAACCAGGACGAGAGCGACGTGGACTGCGGCGGCACCAACTGCACAGCCTGCGAAGACGGCGCGACCTGCACCACCCACAGCGACTGCGTCTCCGGCCACTGTGCCTACGGTTTGAGCTGCGCCCCCAACCCCGTCAGCTGCCTCGATCTTTTGCTCGGCGGCACCACCACCAGCGGCGTCTACAGCATCGACCCCGATGAGGACGGCACCCTCGAAGACGTCTACTGCGACATGACCACCGACGGCGGCGGCTGGACGCTCGTCGCCTCCACCTTCCAGACAGCTCTCAACGACGAGGCATCCGCCTACTACGCCGACCTGAGCACCCTCGACCCGACCAGCGCCCAGACTGGCATCTGGAATGGCCTGCGCTCGGTGGTCGATACCACCGGCGATATGCGCTTTACCTGCAAAGTCGACGCGGCCGCCTCTCAGGGCGCGACCTTCGACGTCGACCTCTCCTTCTACGACGTCTCCTGGTACCAGACCGTCACCACCGGCACCGACGCCGACTCCTGCTTCGAAGAGAATCAGGGGGCGGGCTACACCGGCCCCTGGAATCGCCGAAACAACCTCACCGGCGAGTTCAAATCCGACACCGACGCCTACGCCCAGGGCTTTATGGAAGGGGAAGACCGCTGCGAAAGTACGGACGACTTCACCGTCGACTTCGATGACCGCGGCATGGACTCCGACCAGACCGACGGCACCGACTGGGGCAAAGATGATAACAGGCCCAAATGCGGCTCCGTGCAGGAAATGACCACCGGCGCCTGGCATATCTGGAGCCGGGAGACCACCTGCTTCGACGGCCGGCAAAGCGGCGATGAGAGCGATACCGACTGCGGCGGCTCCTGCGCGACCTCCTGCCAGAGCGGGGCGAGCTGCCGCGTGGATGACGACTGCGCCTCCTCCGACTGTTATCTCGGCGTCTGCCGGCCTGACCACTGCGGCAACGGGATCCAGGACAGCGATGAGAGCGACCTCGACTGCGGCGGCTCCTGCGCTCCCTGCTCCACTGGCGAGCAATGCGCAAGCGACGCCGACTGCGGCGGCTTCACCTGCTCTGCCGACTCCACCTGCGACATCCCCGCAAGCTGCCTTGACCTGCTCACCGACACCCCCGGCCTGCCCGATGGCGAATACCTGATCGACCGCGACGGCAACGGCCCGCTCAAAAACCTCCAGGTCTTCTGCGACATGACCAGCGACGGCGGCGGCTACACCTTCCTCAAAATCGCCCCGGACACCAACGTCTACGCCCCCGAGGCCGAGGCCCTCTGCGCCCAGCACAACATGCAGCTGCACATCCCCCGCTCCCCGGCCCACCTGGCCACCACCCTCACCCTGGCCCGCAATCCCGATGTCGGCCCCGATGCCAACATCCACTACGCCCGCATCTTCGGCATCTACCCCGACTTCGACGGCGCCACCTGCATCCGCACCCCCTTCAACTCCTCCAGCGCCGACTGCGACTGGAGCGCCAGCGACGACGGCCCCTTCTTTATCGGCACGCGCACCAACATCGCCGAGCCCAACGGCGATAACACCACCGCAGGCTCCATGGGCTACTCCTGGTATGCCGACAACACCGTCGAAGGCTACAACGACCTCCCCGGCCAGGGCTTCACCTCCAGCCGCTTCATCTGCCAGGTGGGCGATAAGCAGCCCTGA
- a CDS encoding cytochrome ubiquinol oxidase subunit I, with product MEDLLAARSQMAMSLAFHIVFAVVGMAMPLLMVIAEARWLRSGDPIYRELARRWARGTAIIFAVGAVSGTVLSFELGLLWPTFMEHAGPLVGMPFSLEGFAFFLEAIFLGIYLYGWDRVGRRAHLLAGVMVLISGTASGVFVVTANAWMNAPAGFDLVDGAFVNVRPWEAMFNPMWATQCGHMVIAAFQSVAFAVAGIHAAMLLREGGNAFHKRAIAIALPIAAIAALAQPLMGDLLAKATAKNQPVKLAAMEGQFETEQGAPLRIFGLPDEEREQTPWAIEIPGALSFLAYGDFDAEVRGLKAFPRDEWPPVAIVHIAFQIMVALGLWMMAVGVFGVGMSWRGRRLYTARWYLWVLVLTAPMGMLAVEAGWVVTEVGRQPWVIQGYLRTADAVTPMPHLVVPFLVFTLLYLVLSVIVVYLLWRHVFQSPTSRELEALQAPESAADDLSESTD from the coding sequence ATGGAAGATCTCCTCGCTGCACGAAGTCAGATGGCCATGTCTCTGGCCTTTCATATCGTCTTTGCCGTGGTGGGCATGGCCATGCCCCTGTTGATGGTCATCGCCGAGGCCCGGTGGTTGCGCAGCGGCGACCCGATCTACCGGGAGTTGGCCCGGCGCTGGGCCCGGGGCACCGCCATCATCTTTGCGGTGGGGGCGGTCAGCGGGACGGTGCTCTCGTTTGAGCTGGGGTTGCTCTGGCCCACCTTCATGGAGCACGCCGGCCCCCTGGTGGGGATGCCCTTTTCGCTGGAGGGGTTTGCGTTCTTTCTGGAGGCGATCTTTCTGGGCATCTACCTCTACGGCTGGGATCGGGTGGGGCGGCGCGCGCACCTGCTGGCCGGGGTGATGGTGCTGATCAGCGGGACGGCCTCCGGGGTCTTTGTGGTCACGGCCAACGCCTGGATGAACGCGCCGGCCGGGTTTGATCTGGTCGACGGCGCCTTTGTCAACGTGCGGCCCTGGGAGGCGATGTTTAACCCGATGTGGGCGACGCAGTGCGGGCATATGGTGATCGCGGCCTTTCAGTCGGTGGCTTTTGCGGTGGCGGGGATTCACGCGGCGATGCTGCTGCGGGAGGGGGGCAACGCGTTTCATAAAAGGGCGATCGCCATCGCGCTGCCGATCGCCGCGATCGCCGCGCTGGCCCAACCCCTGATGGGCGACCTGCTGGCCAAGGCCACCGCCAAGAACCAGCCCGTCAAACTCGCCGCGATGGAGGGGCAGTTTGAGACGGAGCAGGGCGCCCCGCTGCGCATCTTCGGGCTGCCCGACGAGGAGCGCGAGCAGACCCCCTGGGCGATCGAGATCCCCGGGGCACTGAGCTTTCTGGCCTACGGCGACTTCGACGCCGAGGTCCGGGGGCTCAAGGCCTTCCCGCGCGATGAGTGGCCGCCGGTGGCGATCGTGCACATCGCGTTTCAGATCATGGTCGCGCTGGGGCTGTGGATGATGGCGGTGGGGGTGTTCGGGGTGGGGATGAGCTGGCGAGGGCGGCGCCTCTACACCGCGCGTTGGTACCTGTGGGTGCTGGTGCTCACCGCGCCGATGGGCATGCTGGCGGTGGAGGCCGGCTGGGTGGTCACCGAGGTGGGGCGCCAGCCCTGGGTGATTCAGGGCTACCTGCGCACGGCCGACGCGGTGACCCCGATGCCTCATCTGGTGGTGCCCTTTCTGGTGTTCACGCTCCTCTATCTGGTGCTCTCGGTGATCGTGGTCTACCTGCTCTGGCGCCACGTCTTTCAGAGCCCGACCTCCCGGGAGCTTGAGGCGCTTCAGGCTCCCGAGAGCGCTGCCGATGACCTGAGCGAATCCACCGACTGA